A single Thermoleophilia bacterium DNA region contains:
- a CDS encoding mechanosensitive ion channel family protein, translating into MLGRLWQTERATDAAQGAVAVSINTDARALISVVVIVVGALVIRFLIVRAVERLTRHLITSSRKRHEVEGAADARAPRAPATATAPSATLTPSADCQQTRTAQRVQTLGTLLRHTTTIVVLAIAGIMALGQFGISIGPLLAGAGVAGIAIGFGAQALVRDYLTGILMITEDQYGVGDVVDVGEASGVVERVTLRLTVVRDVEGTLWYVPNGEIRRVGNKSYQWARALLDIEFAYSTDVARASTVIKQVADDLWQEERADAAIIEAPEIWGVEALGAHAVAVRLAVKTLPGQQWAVSRMLRQRIKEAFDAHGIEIPFPQQTVWFHNVERAPAQTGSSKP; encoded by the coding sequence ATGCTTGGGCGCTTATGGCAGACGGAACGAGCCACCGACGCTGCGCAAGGCGCGGTGGCCGTCTCAATCAATACCGACGCGAGGGCGCTGATCTCCGTCGTCGTAATCGTCGTCGGCGCCCTCGTTATTCGCTTCCTAATCGTGCGTGCCGTCGAGCGACTCACGCGGCACCTCATCACATCCAGTCGCAAACGCCACGAAGTCGAAGGCGCTGCTGATGCTCGCGCGCCCCGCGCTCCAGCGACTGCCACAGCGCCGTCGGCGACGCTCACACCTTCAGCCGACTGCCAGCAGACGCGAACCGCGCAGCGTGTCCAAACTCTGGGCACGCTCCTTCGTCACACCACGACCATCGTCGTCCTCGCGATCGCCGGAATCATGGCGCTCGGCCAGTTCGGCATCAGCATCGGACCGCTGCTCGCCGGCGCCGGTGTCGCCGGCATCGCCATCGGCTTCGGCGCGCAGGCCTTGGTACGCGACTATCTCACGGGGATCCTCATGATCACTGAGGACCAGTACGGCGTGGGCGATGTCGTCGATGTCGGAGAGGCAAGCGGCGTCGTCGAGCGGGTCACGCTGCGGCTCACCGTCGTCCGCGACGTCGAGGGCACCCTGTGGTACGTACCCAACGGCGAGATCCGTCGTGTCGGCAATAAGTCGTATCAGTGGGCACGAGCCCTTCTCGACATCGAGTTCGCCTACAGCACCGATGTGGCTCGCGCGTCCACCGTCATCAAGCAGGTCGCCGACGACCTTTGGCAGGAAGAGAGAGCAGACGCCGCGATCATCGAAGCGCCGGAGATCTGGGGCGTCGAGGCACTCGGCGCCCATGCCGTCGCCGTTCGACTCGCGGTCAAGACGTTGCCGGGCCAGCAGTGGGCCGTGAGCCGCATGCTACGCCAGCGGATCAAGGAGGCGTTCGACGCCCACGGCATCGAGATCCCCTTCCCGCAGCAGACGGTGTGGTTTCACAACGTCGAGCGGGCACCGGCACAGACGGGAAGCAGCAAGCCCTAG
- a CDS encoding ZIP family metal transporter — protein sequence MDTTELKLVFALAIFLLGALGALIPWMRRHGRDDDRFMIWGDTFAGGVLAGAGLVHLLSSGAAGFGAWAPGFTYPLAFVLAGAGFLLVLLIEAVIVADPDPSVSPLHCASGGAATEISPAIESHTRSTTSFILLMVLSVHAIILGLALGAQTTAAGALAVFIAIMAHKLMEGFALGVTYRRTGASRRHAVRAAAVFALMTPVGILAGTAIYTIISTEGRELFEAVFDSIGAGTFLYIATVDIIRTEFEIPGDNWQKWLLAAGGFAIMSLLAIWI from the coding sequence GTGGACACGACGGAACTGAAACTGGTCTTCGCCCTGGCGATCTTCCTCTTGGGCGCGCTCGGCGCGTTGATACCGTGGATGCGGAGACACGGCCGAGACGACGATCGTTTCATGATCTGGGGAGACACGTTCGCCGGCGGCGTGCTCGCCGGCGCAGGACTCGTGCATCTGCTGAGCAGCGGAGCGGCCGGATTCGGAGCATGGGCGCCCGGGTTCACGTACCCGCTCGCGTTCGTCCTGGCCGGCGCCGGCTTCCTGCTGGTCCTGCTGATCGAGGCCGTGATCGTGGCCGACCCCGATCCCTCCGTATCGCCACTTCACTGCGCTTCGGGAGGAGCAGCCACGGAGATCTCGCCGGCAATCGAATCACACACGCGGTCGACGACGTCGTTCATCCTGCTCATGGTGTTGTCGGTCCACGCCATCATTCTAGGTCTGGCGCTCGGCGCCCAGACAACGGCGGCTGGGGCGCTGGCGGTCTTCATCGCGATCATGGCTCACAAGCTGATGGAGGGATTCGCACTGGGGGTCACCTACCGCAGGACGGGCGCTTCCCGGCGCCACGCTGTCCGTGCTGCCGCAGTCTTCGCCCTCATGACGCCGGTCGGCATCCTCGCCGGCACAGCCATCTACACGATCATCTCGACCGAGGGCCGGGAACTGTTCGAGGCAGTCTTTGACTCCATCGGCGCCGGAACGTTTCTCTACATCGCAACCGTCGACATCATCAGGACCGAGTTCGAGATTCCCGGCGACAACTGGCAGAAGTGGCTTCTTGCCGCCGGAGGATTCGCCATCATGTCGCTGCTCGCCATCTGGATCTGA
- a CDS encoding LuxR C-terminal-related transcriptional regulator, protein MPRLPDGLVCRLAPIQTLRRGLSSRLTLVSAPAGYGKTTLVAAGLSGLAAHCGWLSLDPSDNDPVQFWRYVDVAIAGSGAIAAQRILDRRTNSPHFSADTLVSKLVNEMAQRAEPQLLVLEDYHVIEATSVHKSLERFVDHLPSQAHVIVISRVDPPLPLARLRAHGELNEIRVGDLRFSTDEADLLLNRAMGLSLDAAQIASLVERTEGWAAGLRLAGLSLKGHQDRESFVASFGATHSYVLDYLTEEVLTRQDGELESFLSQTSILDRLCAPLCDVVTGRTDSQEMLRRAENANLFMVRLDDERRWYRFHRLFADLLRQRLRDRDPEEAIALHKRASLWFEQEGDLEEAARHALAAGDDRRVAALLEQVLITLVTTGRTATARMWMDALSAEMLDKHPLLAVWGSWASFLRGDVREARRLIVLAGSDPKADGAVVTIRAFLSRAVGNLTRSLEESETALARLPVEMPLLRGMATFNLAVLHTFGGDIDIARRLSEEALALARHSRPFWDDGVISNLLARVALQSGRLLEAEEICSATIEEGLGSSGTAPVPVLAHVYVTLGDVRLEFDQLPEAQKCFDRALTICEPTGEPAAAFGARLGMSRIAFAQGDIHGSREALKHAGAALPVNLAPWIRPYLESWAARLASAEGNHAVALNHATHAEEACVHGGQFAVLHYPTFLNVARVRLAAGCPADRAQRLRDMAERAEREGRTGMLIEILTVGAEILDAEGHEKDAATELKRALALADPRGYARTFLDDGEPVARLLRVIASQGHGGAYLGRLADAFTSSGPLQSSRRPMAGRAATARRQRRRDLGLPTDPEPLLSERELEVVRLLAQGKSNKEIASQLYLAEGTVKKHVYNICMKLGAARRSHAVARARELGLL, encoded by the coding sequence GTGCCAAGACTGCCGGACGGTCTCGTATGCCGTTTGGCCCCGATCCAGACGCTGCGCAGGGGACTGTCGAGTCGCCTCACTCTCGTCTCGGCACCGGCCGGCTACGGCAAGACGACCCTTGTAGCCGCCGGACTCTCGGGACTCGCTGCGCACTGCGGATGGCTCAGCCTCGATCCGAGCGACAACGATCCAGTCCAGTTCTGGCGCTATGTAGACGTGGCCATCGCCGGCTCCGGCGCAATCGCCGCGCAACGTATACTCGATAGGCGCACGAATTCACCCCATTTCTCGGCAGACACTCTCGTGTCAAAGCTCGTCAACGAAATGGCACAGCGCGCCGAACCTCAACTCCTTGTACTCGAGGACTACCACGTCATCGAAGCCACATCCGTGCACAAGAGCCTTGAGAGATTCGTGGACCACCTCCCGTCTCAGGCCCATGTGATCGTCATCTCTCGCGTGGACCCACCGCTCCCACTCGCTCGCCTGCGTGCGCACGGCGAGTTGAACGAGATCCGCGTTGGCGACCTGCGCTTCTCGACTGACGAGGCAGACCTACTGCTCAACAGAGCTATGGGGTTGAGTCTCGACGCAGCGCAGATCGCCTCCCTAGTGGAGCGCACCGAGGGATGGGCAGCCGGACTGCGACTCGCGGGGCTATCCCTGAAGGGACATCAAGATCGCGAGTCGTTTGTAGCCTCTTTCGGAGCAACTCACTCCTACGTTCTCGACTACCTCACCGAGGAGGTGTTGACACGCCAGGATGGTGAACTCGAGAGTTTTCTGAGCCAGACGTCGATACTTGATCGACTGTGTGCACCACTCTGTGACGTGGTTACTGGACGAACCGACTCGCAAGAGATGCTCCGCCGCGCAGAGAATGCAAACCTCTTCATGGTCCGACTAGACGACGAGCGTCGCTGGTACCGATTTCACCGGCTTTTCGCCGATCTGTTGCGCCAGCGGCTGCGCGATCGCGACCCCGAGGAGGCCATCGCCCTCCATAAGCGCGCAAGTCTTTGGTTTGAGCAAGAGGGAGACCTTGAGGAGGCCGCCCGCCACGCCCTCGCCGCCGGCGACGACCGACGAGTGGCGGCCCTGCTTGAGCAGGTGCTGATCACACTGGTGACCACGGGCAGGACCGCAACGGCACGAATGTGGATGGATGCACTCTCGGCAGAGATGCTCGACAAGCATCCCCTGCTGGCCGTCTGGGGCTCATGGGCCAGCTTCCTCCGGGGAGACGTCCGCGAAGCTCGACGTCTTATTGTCTTGGCCGGGAGCGATCCCAAGGCCGACGGTGCCGTTGTCACGATCCGGGCATTCCTCAGTCGTGCCGTCGGCAACCTCACCCGAAGCCTCGAGGAGAGCGAAACCGCCCTCGCTCGGCTCCCTGTCGAGATGCCGTTGCTCCGCGGCATGGCAACGTTTAACCTGGCCGTCCTCCATACCTTCGGCGGCGACATCGATATCGCCCGCAGGCTCAGCGAGGAAGCGCTTGCCCTCGCCCGCCATTCACGACCGTTCTGGGACGATGGCGTCATCAGCAACTTGCTCGCACGGGTTGCCCTACAGAGCGGGCGACTACTCGAAGCCGAGGAGATCTGCAGTGCAACCATCGAGGAGGGACTTGGCTCCTCAGGCACGGCACCAGTCCCGGTACTAGCCCACGTGTACGTCACCCTAGGAGATGTCCGTCTCGAATTCGACCAGTTGCCCGAGGCCCAGAAGTGCTTCGACCGAGCCCTCACAATCTGCGAGCCGACCGGCGAGCCCGCCGCCGCCTTCGGCGCCCGCCTCGGCATGTCACGCATCGCCTTCGCGCAAGGCGACATCCACGGTTCGAGAGAAGCACTCAAGCACGCCGGTGCCGCCCTGCCGGTGAATCTGGCTCCGTGGATCCGGCCCTATCTCGAGAGCTGGGCAGCTCGCCTCGCCTCTGCTGAAGGAAACCACGCCGTGGCTCTGAACCACGCCACACACGCTGAGGAGGCCTGCGTTCACGGCGGCCAGTTCGCGGTCCTCCACTATCCCACGTTTCTCAATGTCGCCCGCGTGCGTCTTGCTGCCGGATGTCCAGCTGATCGGGCGCAACGATTGCGAGACATGGCAGAACGGGCTGAGCGCGAGGGTCGTACAGGGATGCTGATCGAGATCCTGACCGTAGGAGCCGAGATCCTCGACGCCGAGGGCCACGAGAAAGACGCCGCGACAGAGTTGAAACGTGCGCTCGCCCTTGCCGACCCCAGAGGCTACGCTCGGACATTCCTAGACGACGGCGAGCCCGTGGCCCGACTGCTACGCGTCATCGCATCCCAGGGCCACGGCGGAGCCTATCTCGGCAGACTCGCAGACGCCTTCACGTCATCAGGCCCCCTCCAGAGCAGCCGAAGGCCCATGGCTGGACGAGCGGCGACGGCCCGGCGCCAACGGCGCCGCGACTTGGGTCTTCCCACGGATCCCGAACCACTCCTCAGCGAGCGCGAGCTTGAGGTTGTGCGCCTGTTGGCGCAAGGGAAGTCCAACAAGGAAATCGCGTCTCAGCTCTACCTCGCAGAAGGCACCGTGAAGAAGCACGTCTACAACATCTGCATGAAGCTGGGAGCTGCTCGCCGGAGCCACGCCGTCGCCAGAGCCCGTGAGCTCGGTCTCCTGTAA